A segment of the Amycolatopsis thermophila genome:
CAGCGTGGTGCTGCTGGGCATGTCGCCGCTGCTGGGCACGATCGCGCTGGTCGGTGTCCCGCTCGCGACGCTGAGCATGGGACGGCTGGTCGCGCCGCTGCAACGCCGCAAGGAGACCCAGCGCGAGGAGCTGTCCAGCGTCAACGCGCTGGCCGCGGACATCGCCTCCGGCCTGCGGATCCTCCGCGGCGTGGGTGGGGAGCAGCAGTTCCTCGGCCGCTTCCGGGGCGCCAGCCGGCGGGTCCGGCGGGCCGGTGTCGAGGTGTCGCGCAGCGAGTCGTGGCTGACCGGTGCCGAGGTGCTGCTGCCGGGCCTGGTCACGGTGGCCATCACGTGGCTCGGCGCGCGGCTCGTCGCCGCCGGCACGATCAGCGTCGGCGAGCTGGTGGCGTTCTACTCGGCTTCGGTGTTCCTGGTGGTGCCGGTGAGCACGGCGACCGAGTTCACCGACGCGTTCGCCTCGGCGATGGTGTCGGCGAAGAAGGTGTGCGGCCTGCTGAGCCTGCGGCCATTGCTGTCCGAGCCGGATTCGCCCGTGGCGTTGCCGGACGGGCCGCTGGAGCTGCACGACACCCGGTCCGGGTTCACCGCGATCGCCGGGAAGCTGACGGTCGTGGACCTCGGCCCGGACGCCGAGGCGCTGGCCGAGCGGCTGTCCCGCTTCGCCGACCCCGAGCCGGGCGAGCGGGTGCTCGTGTCCGGCGTGCCCGCCGACCAGGTGGCCCTGTCCGAGCTGCGGTCCCGCGTGGTGTACGCGCACAACCAGGACATGTGGTTCTCCGGCGTCCTGCGTGAGCAGCTGGTCCCCGCGGACCGGGCGGAGGTCGCGCTGTGGGCGGCCGACGCCGAGGACATCGTCGAGGGACTGCCCGACGGGCTGGACGAGCTGATCGGCGAGCGCGGCCGTGAGGTGTCCGGCGGCCAGCGGCAGCGGCTGAACCTGGCCCGCGCGCTGGCACTGGACGCCGACACCCTGCTGCTCGACGAACCGACGTCGGCCGTCGACGCGCACACCGAGGCCCGCATCACCGAGCGGGTCACCGAGCTGCGGCGCGGCCGCACGACCGTCGTCTTCACGGAAAGTCCACTGTGGAAAGCGGTGGCGGACGAGGTGATCACATGCGCGTCAAGCTAGCGCTCGCGACCGGCGCCGAGGCCCGGCGCTGGGCACGCGACCTGCTGCGCGTGAACCGGCGCGAGTTCGGCACCGTGATCGGGCTGTTCGGCCTGGCCGCGATCGCCGGGCTCGCCGGTCCGCAGATCCTCGGCCACCTGGTGGACCTCGCCGCGTCCGGGTCCGGCCGGATCGACCTGCTCGCGCTGGCGTTCGTCGTGATCCTCGTGGTGCAGGCGGTGCTCAAGCGGCTCGCCCGGTTCCGCGCCGGCGTGCTGGGCGAGCGGGTGCTCGCCGAGACAAGGGAGGGTTTCGTCGGGCGGGCGTTGCGGCTGCCGCTGGGCACGGTCGAGGCGGCGGGGACGGGTGACCTGATCAGCCGGGCTACCACGGACGCCGACCGGATCGACTTCTCGGTCCGCAACGCGATCCCGGAGATCTCGATCGCGCTCATCACGATCGTCCTGACCGTCGGTGGGATGATCGTCACCTCGCCGCTGCTGTCGCTCGGACTGCTGGTGGCGGTGCCGATCCTGGTGCTGACCCTGCGCTGGTACGTGCGCCGGGCACCGGGGATCGTCGAGGAGATGCTCGACCAGTGGTCGCAGGTGCAGTCGAGCCTGCACGAGACGGCCGAGGGGGCGCGCACCGCCGAGGCGCTCGGGCTCACCGGGCGCCGCATCGCGCTGGGGCGCCGCAGGCTGGGCGCGGCGGTCCGCGGCGAGCAGCGGTTGCGGAACGTGACTGTCCGCTGGATCCCGTGGCTGCAGATCGCGCAGGTCGCACCGGTCGCGGCGATGCTGCTGCTGGGCGGCTGGGCCTACGGCGAGGGCCTGGTCGGGCTGGGCACGATCACCACGATGGTGGTCTACGTGCAGGCACTGGCCGGGCCGCTCGAAGAGGCGATGTGGTGGATCGAGGACCTGCAGGTCTCCGGCACCGCGCTGCGCCGCGTCCTGGGTGTCCGGGGCGAGGACAGCCGCACCGGGTCGGTGGTGCCGCGCGGCCAGGAGATCGTGGTGCGCGACGTGCACTACGGCTACTCGACGGGCCGCGAGGTGCTGCACGGCATCGACCTGCGCGTGCCGCCGGGGCAGCGGCTGGCGATCGTCGGGCCGTCCGGCGCGGGTAAGTCGACGCTGGGCCGGCTGCTCGCCGGGGTCGCCGCGCCCGGCGCGGGCTCGGTGACGATCGGCGGCGCGGAGGTGTCCGAGCTGGCCGAGGACGTGCTGCGCGGCGAGGTGCTGCTGCTGACGCAGGAGCACCACGTGTTCGCCGGGACGCTGCGGGAGAACCTGACGCTGCCCGCGGGCACGTGGTCCGACGAGCAGCTGGTGCGGGCGCTGGCGGCGGTCGGGCTGCGCGAGTGGTTCGACGGGCTCCCGGACGGACTGGCGACCAAGCTCGGGTCGGGCGCGCTGGCGGTTCCGGCGGCGATCGCGCAGCAGCTCGCGCTGGCGCGCGTCGTGCTGGCCGACCCGCACACGGTGGTGCTCGACGAGGCGACGTCGCTGCTGGACACCTCGTCGGCGCGCAACCTGGAGCGCTCGCTGAGCGGGGTGCTCGAGGGCCGGACGGTGATCGCGATCGCGCACCGGCTGCACACCGCGGCGTCCGCCGACCGGGTCGCGGTGCTGGAGTCCGGGCGGATCACCGAGCTGGGCACGCACGCCGAACTGCTCGCCGCGAACGGTCCCTACTCGCGGCTGGTCACCGCGGCGCAGGTGGGGTGACGGTCCTCCGGGGTGCCCCCGGAGGACCCGCGAAGGTCAGGCGCTGACCAGGCTGTCCACCACGCTGAAGAACAGGCCCAGCCCGTCGTCGCTCGGGCCGGTCAGCGCGTCGATCGCGTGCTCGGGGTGCGGCATCAGGCCCACGACGCGGCCGTTGGCGCTGCAGATGCCGGCGATGTCGTCGCGCGAGCCGTTCGGGTTCTCGCCGACGTAGCGGAACACCACGCGGCCCTCGCCCTCCAGCTCGTCCAAAGTGGACTGGTCGGCGACGTAGCCGCCCTCACCGGACTTCAGCGGGATCAGCACCTCGGCGCCGGCCTCGAAGCGGGTCGTCCACGCCGTGGTGTTGTTCTCCACGCGCAGCCACTGGTCGCGGCACACGAAGTGCAGCTTCTTGTTCCGCACCAGCGCGCCCGGCAGCAGCCCGGCCTCGCACAGGATCTGGAAGCCGTTGCAGAT
Coding sequences within it:
- a CDS encoding ABC transporter transmembrane domain-containing protein; the protein is MRLPARLTPLRFLGALLRARPRLAVCACVLGALWLLPGASLPLAIGGVIEDIRAGEPLLGGAGLVALLGVAQAVCGGALVHAVHTMWIHGAAMTQELVVEHTARLGASLRSQAETGDVMAVSSSDINHIGNVFEVTGRLFGSVIAFLTVSVVLLGMSPLLGTIALVGVPLATLSMGRLVAPLQRRKETQREELSSVNALAADIASGLRILRGVGGEQQFLGRFRGASRRVRRAGVEVSRSESWLTGAEVLLPGLVTVAITWLGARLVAAGTISVGELVAFYSASVFLVVPVSTATEFTDAFASAMVSAKKVCGLLSLRPLLSEPDSPVALPDGPLELHDTRSGFTAIAGKLTVVDLGPDAEALAERLSRFADPEPGERVLVSGVPADQVALSELRSRVVYAHNQDMWFSGVLREQLVPADRAEVALWAADAEDIVEGLPDGLDELIGERGREVSGGQRQRLNLARALALDADTLLLDEPTSAVDAHTEARITERVTELRRGRTTVVFTESPLWKAVADEVITCASS
- a CDS encoding ABC transporter ATP-binding protein, encoding MRVKLALATGAEARRWARDLLRVNRREFGTVIGLFGLAAIAGLAGPQILGHLVDLAASGSGRIDLLALAFVVILVVQAVLKRLARFRAGVLGERVLAETREGFVGRALRLPLGTVEAAGTGDLISRATTDADRIDFSVRNAIPEISIALITIVLTVGGMIVTSPLLSLGLLVAVPILVLTLRWYVRRAPGIVEEMLDQWSQVQSSLHETAEGARTAEALGLTGRRIALGRRRLGAAVRGEQRLRNVTVRWIPWLQIAQVAPVAAMLLLGGWAYGEGLVGLGTITTMVVYVQALAGPLEEAMWWIEDLQVSGTALRRVLGVRGEDSRTGSVVPRGQEIVVRDVHYGYSTGREVLHGIDLRVPPGQRLAIVGPSGAGKSTLGRLLAGVAAPGAGSVTIGGAEVSELAEDVLRGEVLLLTQEHHVFAGTLRENLTLPAGTWSDEQLVRALAAVGLREWFDGLPDGLATKLGSGALAVPAAIAQQLALARVVLADPHTVVLDEATSLLDTSSARNLERSLSGVLEGRTVIAIAHRLHTAASADRVAVLESGRITELGTHAELLAANGPYSRLVTAAQVG
- the purQ gene encoding phosphoribosylformylglycinamidine synthase subunit PurQ; its protein translation is MKIGVITFPGTLDDVDAIRAARYADAEAVSLWHADEDLHGVDAVIVPGGFSYGDYLRCGAIARFAPVMSSVIDAAKGGMPVLGICNGFQILCEAGLLPGALVRNKKLHFVCRDQWLRVENNTTAWTTRFEAGAEVLIPLKSGEGGYVADQSTLDELEGEGRVVFRYVGENPNGSRDDIAGICSANGRVVGLMPHPEHAIDALTGPSDDGLGLFFSVVDSLVSA